Below is a genomic region from Triticum dicoccoides isolate Atlit2015 ecotype Zavitan chromosome 5A, WEW_v2.0, whole genome shotgun sequence.
ctaaacgagattgaactaaatgaTCAATGTggagtttcgtcaatatgcaactcgttgcatattgagcttcacttaatgTGTAGTATTTggttgttgcatcttgccatgactcattaaaccgggcatgcctcatacttggttgtgcatcatgccatgattatgctatgTTTGTTTACCGTGTCATTTGCTTCTTTCcatttgtgcttcttctcgatagttcccggtaACGTTGCGAGTGTGCGGATTCGTTCGACCACGCTTGTTTGACTGCTTCATTGATTCGATCTTCTTCcaagcgggatttcaagcaagatgatcattatcttggatatcactactatctttgcttgctagttgtctcATTGCTATCGTTTGGTCTTGATACCCACCACTTGTTTGTCAACCTTCAAACTGCATGATAAGCCTCTAACTTTCACCATCCTAGCaaatcattgtttggctatgttaccattttgctcggcctttcttatagcgttgctagttgcaggtgcagtgcaggttgttccatgttgggacatggatatcatgagatatcacaatatctcttatttaattaatgcatcaatatatttggtaaagggtggaaggctcggcgttTTGCTTGGTGCTTTGTTCTACCCTTGCTGCCCTAATTTCCGTAATACAAGTGTTATGTTCCTTAGTGAGCGCTCCTAACACATTTGGGGTTTTCTAGGGACCCCCTTGATAATttgtctttgaataaaactcttccagcaaggcccaattttGATTTTAAAATTTACCAACATTATAATCCTAATAATTAATTAAAGCatgcatagggcgtcatgaacacGCGGATTCCTAATTCCACATAAGCAGGTGGGCCAgtgctggtccaaactagagcagctTGCGGCGCCGCCTGGGGCAAGTCGTGGACTTGGTCGCTGCAACCATAGCTCATCCGCCCTGTCCTGAGGATGAGAtgcgcggctcctatcgggatcgTCAACACCTCGGGAGGTCTTATTGGATTTTTTTTACCTGTGTGACGGGCAGTCCACAATGCCCGCCATTGCAAACTTTTGGAATTTTGAACGTTTTTGGCAAGAGTCGTCGAAGGACCACCGGTTACTGATAAAGCAATGGCAGGCGTTCCATACCTACCGCCACTACTGTTTTTCACCCTGTGGGGATCTTGAGAAGAGTTTACTTGTGGCGGGTCCTAAATATTGCCCGCCGCTACTATGCTTAAAGCACTGTTGGGTACTATTTTGTACCCGCCAGTGCTACTTTTCCAAAATAGTAGTGGTGAGTAATATGTAGCGCTCGCCACTCATTTGAGGTCATTTATACTCCTTTTTTCAGTAGTGCATGTCTCCCTGATTAGAAAATACATAATTTTAAATTGATAGAATAATAGACCGATTCCAATACTCGATTTATTATAGTAATTATAGCCATATTCATCACAAAAAGGTGATGCCTTTCAAATTTAGGTCATGTAATCGATTTTTCCTCTTTACAGAAATTAACCCTAACCCTATCGTGTCAAAAGGCGGACAATGTGGGACGGCTGCAGACCTATCATGGTTGGTGTCCACCATTTTTGGTGCCAAAAGGAGGACAATGCGGCACTATTACTCCACCAGCTACAACTCACCTACTTTTGCTGTTTGGTGTTCACGGATGCCACTGCAACTACCGTACCACGTGCGGCAGCATCCCTATTATCATCAGCTGGCGATACCTAAACCAGCAACAACCGCCAAAACAAAACTTgcctcttttgtgtgtgtgtgtatatatatgcgGAGCATATGCAAGGCTCACATAGACAAATCCATTCTAAATCCAAATCTCACATCACTAGTTATCACCATGACGGCGACCACATTCTGCCTTCTTGCCGCCGTTCTCGCTGCCACCACCGGGACGCTGGTTGCCGGCGCCGGGGACGACGGCACAACGCACATCCGCCTCTACATCCACGAGACATTCTCTGGCGCCAACGCCACTGCGGTCCATGTCACGGACTCCCCGCTCGGGGGCAACTCCACGTACGGCACGCTCAGCGTCTTCGACGACGAGCTCCGTCAAGGGTCCGACGCGGCGTCGCAGCTCGTCGGCCGCGCCCAGGGGATCACCATGCAGGCCGACCTGCAGGACTCCGGGGTGTTCTCCACGCTCCTCACCGTGGTGTTCACGAACGGGGGCTATAAGGGCAGCACCCTGGTGCTGGgcggcc
It encodes:
- the LOC119299591 gene encoding dirigent protein 1-like — encoded protein: MTATTFCLLAAVLAATTGTLVAGAGDDGTTHIRLYIHETFSGANATAVHVTDSPLGGNSTYGTLSVFDDELRQGSDAASQLVGRAQGITMQADLQDSGVFSTLLTVVFTNGGYKGSTLVLGGRVDFGPDGKAAAERAVVGGTGRFRLARGYSLMSKFGATSSTAVLKLDLYVKTDV